In Nomascus leucogenys isolate Asia chromosome 6, Asia_NLE_v1, whole genome shotgun sequence, one DNA window encodes the following:
- the LINS1 gene encoding protein Lines homolog 1 isoform X1 — protein MKVFCEVLEQLYKKVLIGATLENDSHDYIFYLNPAVSDQDCFTATSLEWANTYSTQGRHQPISVGVASIAVAPACLKTNSQMSSSREVMLLQLTVIKVMTTRILSVKTEFHAKEQYRDVIKILLESAKVDSQLICMFQNSDKLLSHMAAQCLALLLYFQLREKITLSNSWIAFCQKNLSEYSESNKAIYCLWTLTAIIKEIFKDSCSQKTEILKQFLTHFDTIFEVLYNSLFSQHFENCLDTSKIVNILMCFLELLELLIASRIYLKLHFTCQRILFLKPSYMLEVITWPIQAFVKRKVIIFLKRCLLCKVGEDLCRGSVPALMPPDHHVEVDMLALANAVLQAVDSGLLKTLSVYEKHSFFGGDEVQPGCEHIASPDHVILRAASLVIMKSLEIKFQNCSSASEMKVDLQRFMSELLTFLKPHLQPSLQLHNPCKWLSRVFIEQDDDMLEAAKASLGIYLTLTRGCEATESLTQGKEIWDHHTHENGYNPHCIFLFFLKNIGFDSTVLLDFLISSETCFLEYFVRYLKLLQKDWDDFFTICNNFDATESKYDISICGCVPSLVQDQSTNRTIPHHLTAPHGHRDVCARHSWASDAPPEPLKAVMSKGTHTMCASSLSSPRASQSLVDYDSSDDSEVESADQCLADSEQTSLHQQATKEIQDAAGTSRDKKEFSLEPPSRPLVPKEFDTAFSFDCEVAPDDVISEVGIFYRIVKCFRELQGAICRLQKKNLFPYNPTALLRLLKYIEVISNKTMNTL, from the exons ATGAAAGTTTTCTGTGAAGTTTTAGAACAGTTATACAAGAAGGTACTTATTGGAGCCACACTTGAGAATGACAGCCATGATTACATCTTTTATCTCAACCCAGCAGTTTCAGATCAAGATTGCTTTACAGCCACCTCCTTAGAATGGGCAAACACCTATAGTACCCAGGGAAGGCATCAGCCCATCTCTGTCGGTGTGGCTTCCATTGCTGTAGCACCTGCATGTTTGAAGACCAACTCTCAGATGAGCAGTTCCAGAGAAGTAATGCTCCTTCAGTTAACAGTGATCAAAGTGATGACAACCCGGATACTGTCTGTCAAAACTGAGTTCCATGCAAAGGAGCAATACAGAGATGTAATTAAAATTCTCTTAGAATCAGCCAAAGTCGATTCTCAATTA ATCTGTATGTTCCAAAATTCAGATAAATTGTTATCTCACATGGCTGCACAGTGCCTTGCATTGCTTCTATATTTCCAATTGAGAGAAAAG ATAACCTTAAGTAATTCCTGGATTGCTTTTTGCCAGAAAAATCTTTCTGAATACTCTGAGAGTAATAAAGCAATATACTGCCTCTGGACTCTTAcagcaataataaaagaaatctttaaagaTTCATGTTCACAAAAAACAG AAATTCTAAAGCAGTTCCTGACTCATTTCGACACTATTTTTGAAGTGCTTTACAATTCCTTATTCTCTCAGCATTTTGAAAACTGCCTGGATACTTCTAAAATAGTAAACATCCTGATGTGTTTCCTCGAGTTGCTTGAGCTTCTCATAGCCTCCAGAATCTACCTGAAGTTACATTTCACTTGCcagaggattttatttttgaaaccatCTTACATGCTGGAAGTTATTACCTGGCCTATTCAGGCTTTTGTCAAAAGGAAGGTCATCATATTCCTCAAAAGGTGCCTTCTCTGTAAAGTGGGTGAAGACCTCTGTCGTGGATCTGTGCCTGCCTTAATGCCGCCAGACCATCATGTAGAGGTGGACATGCTGGCTTTAGCTAATGCTGTTTTACAAGCTGTGGATTCAGGGTTGTTGAAGACACTGTCTGTTTAtgaaaaacattccttttttggAGGTGATGAAGTTCAACCTGGATGTGAACATATCGCTAGTCCAGATCATGTGATCCTTAGAGCAGCAAGCTTAGTTATAATGAAATCCTTAGAAATCAAGTTTCAAAATTGTTCTTCAGCAAGTGAAATGAAAG TTGACTTACAGAGGTTCATGTCTGAGTTACTGACCTTCTTAAAGCCTCACCTTCAGCCCTCTCTGCAATTACACAATCCGTGCAAATGGCTGTCTAGGGTTTTCATAGAACAAGACGATGACATGCTGGAGGCTGCCAAGGCATCACTGGGCATCTACTTAACACTGACCAG aGGATGTGAAGCCACTGAAAGCTTGACTCAGGGAAAAGAAATATGGGACCATCACACACATGAAAATGGCTATAATCCTCACTGTATTTTCTTgttcttcttaaaaaatatagGATTTGATTCTACAGTTCTTCTTGACTTTTTGATTTCATCAGAAACCtgttttcttgaatattttgtgAGATATTTAAAATTACTGCAAAAGGACTGGGATGATTTTTTCACCATTTGCAATAACTTTGATGCAACTGAATCTAAATATGACATAAGTATTTGTGGCTGTGTCCCCTCACTTGTCCAAGACCAAAGCACCAACCGAACAATACCCCATCATTTGACTGCTCCTCATGGTCACAGAGATGTGTGTGCTCGGCACTCCTGGGCTTCCGATGCTCCGCCTGAACCACTGAAAGCTGTGATGTCCAAGGGGACTCACACCATGTGTGCTTCTAGTCTGTCTTCCCCCCGGGCCTCTCAAAGTCTGGTAGATTACGACAGCTCTGATGATTCTGAAGTGGAATCCGCAGACCAGTGTTTAGCTGACAGTGAACAGACGTCTTTACACCAGCAAGCAACTAAGGAGATTCAGGATGCAGCTGGGACAAGCAGGGATAAAAAAGAATTTAGCCTTGAGCCTCCATCAAGGCCTCTGGTTCCGAAAGAATTTGATACTGCCTTCTCCTTTGATTGTGAAGTAGCCCCAGATGATGTCATCTCTGAAGTGGGAATATTTTACAGAATAGTAAAATGCTTCCGGGAGCTACAAGGTGCCATCTGCcgtttgcaaaagaaaaatcttttcccATATAATCCAACTGCACTTTTGAGGTTGTTAAAATACATAGAGGTGATAAGTAATAAAACTATGAACACTTTGTAA
- the LINS1 gene encoding protein Lines homolog 1 isoform X2 — protein sequence MKVFCEVLEQLYKKVLIGATLENDSHDYIFYLNPAVSDQDCFTATSLEWANTYSTQGRHQPISVGVASIAVAPACLKTNSQMSSSREVMLLQLTVIKVMTTRILSVKTEFHAKEQYRDICMFQNSDKLLSHMAAQCLALLLYFQLREKITLSNSWIAFCQKNLSEYSESNKAIYCLWTLTAIIKEIFKDSCSQKTEILKQFLTHFDTIFEVLYNSLFSQHFENCLDTSKIVNILMCFLELLELLIASRIYLKLHFTCQRILFLKPSYMLEVITWPIQAFVKRKVIIFLKRCLLCKVGEDLCRGSVPALMPPDHHVEVDMLALANAVLQAVDSGLLKTLSVYEKHSFFGGDEVQPGCEHIASPDHVILRAASLVIMKSLEIKFQNCSSASEMKEQDDDMLEAAKASLGIYLTLTRGCEATESLTQGKEIWDHHTHENGYNPHCIFLFFLKNIGFDSTVLLDFLISSETCFLEYFVRYLKLLQKDWDDFFTICNNFDATESKYDISICGCVPSLVQDQSTNRTIPHHLTAPHGHRDVCARHSWASDAPPEPLKAVMSKGTHTMCASSLSSPRASQSLVDYDSSDDSEVESADQCLADSEQTSLHQQATKEIQDAAGTSRDKKEFSLEPPSRPLVPKEFDTAFSFDCEVAPDDVISEVGIFYRIVKCFRELQGAICRLQKKNLFPYNPTALLRLLKYIEVISNKTMNTL from the exons ATGAAAGTTTTCTGTGAAGTTTTAGAACAGTTATACAAGAAGGTACTTATTGGAGCCACACTTGAGAATGACAGCCATGATTACATCTTTTATCTCAACCCAGCAGTTTCAGATCAAGATTGCTTTACAGCCACCTCCTTAGAATGGGCAAACACCTATAGTACCCAGGGAAGGCATCAGCCCATCTCTGTCGGTGTGGCTTCCATTGCTGTAGCACCTGCATGTTTGAAGACCAACTCTCAGATGAGCAGTTCCAGAGAAGTAATGCTCCTTCAGTTAACAGTGATCAAAGTGATGACAACCCGGATACTGTCTGTCAAAACTGAGTTCCATGCAAAGGAGCAATACAGAGAT ATCTGTATGTTCCAAAATTCAGATAAATTGTTATCTCACATGGCTGCACAGTGCCTTGCATTGCTTCTATATTTCCAATTGAGAGAAAAG ATAACCTTAAGTAATTCCTGGATTGCTTTTTGCCAGAAAAATCTTTCTGAATACTCTGAGAGTAATAAAGCAATATACTGCCTCTGGACTCTTAcagcaataataaaagaaatctttaaagaTTCATGTTCACAAAAAACAG AAATTCTAAAGCAGTTCCTGACTCATTTCGACACTATTTTTGAAGTGCTTTACAATTCCTTATTCTCTCAGCATTTTGAAAACTGCCTGGATACTTCTAAAATAGTAAACATCCTGATGTGTTTCCTCGAGTTGCTTGAGCTTCTCATAGCCTCCAGAATCTACCTGAAGTTACATTTCACTTGCcagaggattttatttttgaaaccatCTTACATGCTGGAAGTTATTACCTGGCCTATTCAGGCTTTTGTCAAAAGGAAGGTCATCATATTCCTCAAAAGGTGCCTTCTCTGTAAAGTGGGTGAAGACCTCTGTCGTGGATCTGTGCCTGCCTTAATGCCGCCAGACCATCATGTAGAGGTGGACATGCTGGCTTTAGCTAATGCTGTTTTACAAGCTGTGGATTCAGGGTTGTTGAAGACACTGTCTGTTTAtgaaaaacattccttttttggAGGTGATGAAGTTCAACCTGGATGTGAACATATCGCTAGTCCAGATCATGTGATCCTTAGAGCAGCAAGCTTAGTTATAATGAAATCCTTAGAAATCAAGTTTCAAAATTGTTCTTCAGCAAGTGAAATGAAAG AACAAGACGATGACATGCTGGAGGCTGCCAAGGCATCACTGGGCATCTACTTAACACTGACCAG aGGATGTGAAGCCACTGAAAGCTTGACTCAGGGAAAAGAAATATGGGACCATCACACACATGAAAATGGCTATAATCCTCACTGTATTTTCTTgttcttcttaaaaaatatagGATTTGATTCTACAGTTCTTCTTGACTTTTTGATTTCATCAGAAACCtgttttcttgaatattttgtgAGATATTTAAAATTACTGCAAAAGGACTGGGATGATTTTTTCACCATTTGCAATAACTTTGATGCAACTGAATCTAAATATGACATAAGTATTTGTGGCTGTGTCCCCTCACTTGTCCAAGACCAAAGCACCAACCGAACAATACCCCATCATTTGACTGCTCCTCATGGTCACAGAGATGTGTGTGCTCGGCACTCCTGGGCTTCCGATGCTCCGCCTGAACCACTGAAAGCTGTGATGTCCAAGGGGACTCACACCATGTGTGCTTCTAGTCTGTCTTCCCCCCGGGCCTCTCAAAGTCTGGTAGATTACGACAGCTCTGATGATTCTGAAGTGGAATCCGCAGACCAGTGTTTAGCTGACAGTGAACAGACGTCTTTACACCAGCAAGCAACTAAGGAGATTCAGGATGCAGCTGGGACAAGCAGGGATAAAAAAGAATTTAGCCTTGAGCCTCCATCAAGGCCTCTGGTTCCGAAAGAATTTGATACTGCCTTCTCCTTTGATTGTGAAGTAGCCCCAGATGATGTCATCTCTGAAGTGGGAATATTTTACAGAATAGTAAAATGCTTCCGGGAGCTACAAGGTGCCATCTGCcgtttgcaaaagaaaaatcttttcccATATAATCCAACTGCACTTTTGAGGTTGTTAAAATACATAGAGGTGATAAGTAATAAAACTATGAACACTTTGTAA
- the LINS1 gene encoding protein Lines homolog 1 isoform X3: MCFLELLELLIASRIYLKLHFTCQRILFLKPSYMLEVITWPIQAFVKRKVIIFLKRCLLCKVGEDLCRGSVPALMPPDHHVEVDMLALANAVLQAVDSGLLKTLSVYEKHSFFGGDEVQPGCEHIASPDHVILRAASLVIMKSLEIKFQNCSSASEMKVDLQRFMSELLTFLKPHLQPSLQLHNPCKWLSRVFIEQDDDMLEAAKASLGIYLTLTRGCEATESLTQGKEIWDHHTHENGYNPHCIFLFFLKNIGFDSTVLLDFLISSETCFLEYFVRYLKLLQKDWDDFFTICNNFDATESKYDISICGCVPSLVQDQSTNRTIPHHLTAPHGHRDVCARHSWASDAPPEPLKAVMSKGTHTMCASSLSSPRASQSLVDYDSSDDSEVESADQCLADSEQTSLHQQATKEIQDAAGTSRDKKEFSLEPPSRPLVPKEFDTAFSFDCEVAPDDVISEVGIFYRIVKCFRELQGAICRLQKKNLFPYNPTALLRLLKYIEVISNKTMNTL; this comes from the exons ATGTGTTTCCTCGAGTTGCTTGAGCTTCTCATAGCCTCCAGAATCTACCTGAAGTTACATTTCACTTGCcagaggattttatttttgaaaccatCTTACATGCTGGAAGTTATTACCTGGCCTATTCAGGCTTTTGTCAAAAGGAAGGTCATCATATTCCTCAAAAGGTGCCTTCTCTGTAAAGTGGGTGAAGACCTCTGTCGTGGATCTGTGCCTGCCTTAATGCCGCCAGACCATCATGTAGAGGTGGACATGCTGGCTTTAGCTAATGCTGTTTTACAAGCTGTGGATTCAGGGTTGTTGAAGACACTGTCTGTTTAtgaaaaacattccttttttggAGGTGATGAAGTTCAACCTGGATGTGAACATATCGCTAGTCCAGATCATGTGATCCTTAGAGCAGCAAGCTTAGTTATAATGAAATCCTTAGAAATCAAGTTTCAAAATTGTTCTTCAGCAAGTGAAATGAAAG TTGACTTACAGAGGTTCATGTCTGAGTTACTGACCTTCTTAAAGCCTCACCTTCAGCCCTCTCTGCAATTACACAATCCGTGCAAATGGCTGTCTAGGGTTTTCATAGAACAAGACGATGACATGCTGGAGGCTGCCAAGGCATCACTGGGCATCTACTTAACACTGACCAG aGGATGTGAAGCCACTGAAAGCTTGACTCAGGGAAAAGAAATATGGGACCATCACACACATGAAAATGGCTATAATCCTCACTGTATTTTCTTgttcttcttaaaaaatatagGATTTGATTCTACAGTTCTTCTTGACTTTTTGATTTCATCAGAAACCtgttttcttgaatattttgtgAGATATTTAAAATTACTGCAAAAGGACTGGGATGATTTTTTCACCATTTGCAATAACTTTGATGCAACTGAATCTAAATATGACATAAGTATTTGTGGCTGTGTCCCCTCACTTGTCCAAGACCAAAGCACCAACCGAACAATACCCCATCATTTGACTGCTCCTCATGGTCACAGAGATGTGTGTGCTCGGCACTCCTGGGCTTCCGATGCTCCGCCTGAACCACTGAAAGCTGTGATGTCCAAGGGGACTCACACCATGTGTGCTTCTAGTCTGTCTTCCCCCCGGGCCTCTCAAAGTCTGGTAGATTACGACAGCTCTGATGATTCTGAAGTGGAATCCGCAGACCAGTGTTTAGCTGACAGTGAACAGACGTCTTTACACCAGCAAGCAACTAAGGAGATTCAGGATGCAGCTGGGACAAGCAGGGATAAAAAAGAATTTAGCCTTGAGCCTCCATCAAGGCCTCTGGTTCCGAAAGAATTTGATACTGCCTTCTCCTTTGATTGTGAAGTAGCCCCAGATGATGTCATCTCTGAAGTGGGAATATTTTACAGAATAGTAAAATGCTTCCGGGAGCTACAAGGTGCCATCTGCcgtttgcaaaagaaaaatcttttcccATATAATCCAACTGCACTTTTGAGGTTGTTAAAATACATAGAGGTGATAAGTAATAAAACTATGAACACTTTGTAA